In Halorubrum sp. PV6, a single window of DNA contains:
- a CDS encoding MarR family transcriptional regulator: MRYSGDWMTLVDDRILEYLHENETGSPKKMKDEGPIRYSDAYIGRRCKRLAEEGLVRHLGNAVYTITDDGEAYLDGRLDTEDWRYIEDDADDVSVDSTTDREPGNSPANGGPM, encoded by the coding sequence ATGAGATATTCTGGTGACTGGATGACCCTCGTCGACGATCGTATTCTAGAATATCTTCACGAGAATGAGACAGGCTCCCCGAAGAAGATGAAAGACGAAGGTCCAATTCGATATTCCGACGCGTACATCGGTAGACGCTGTAAGCGCTTGGCGGAGGAAGGGCTTGTCCGACATCTAGGCAACGCCGTGTATACGATTACTGACGACGGTGAGGCCTATCTAGACGGTCGGCTCGACACCGAAGACTGGCGCTACATTGAGGACGACGCCGACGACGTAAGCGTGGACAGCACGACCGATCGGGAGCCCGGAAACTCGCCCGCAAACGGAGGGCCGATGTGA
- a CDS encoding repressor phrH2, which yields MEQVDERILERLAERDRDAWELAIDLDGAVSAGRVRERLHVLADVEFVEPYERQITEDRSEKYWSISTWGTLYLAGEVDPNLDIPTPSPRPSYATRPGEWAGF from the coding sequence ATGGAGCAGGTCGACGAACGGATCCTCGAACGCCTCGCTGAGCGCGACCGCGACGCGTGGGAGCTAGCGATCGACCTCGACGGCGCCGTCTCTGCCGGACGTGTGAGAGAGCGCCTCCACGTCCTCGCTGATGTCGAGTTTGTTGAGCCCTACGAGCGGCAGATAACCGAGGATCGGTCGGAGAAGTACTGGTCGATCTCGACGTGGGGGACGCTCTACCTCGCCGGTGAAGTCGATCCGAACCTCGACATACCGACACCGAGTCCGCGGCCTAGTTATGCGACGCGACCAGGAGAGTGGGCGGGGTTTTGA
- a CDS encoding Eco57I restriction-modification methylase domain-containing protein yields MSQATLGSGPYRNSSLFSGYYLDERVADLDAWDCDAEAEEAFEQIRDLWNQEGALLPSYKEDELIDTWIAEVLDILGYGTSSEVTLPDGGGYVDRLLFESKDVRRESARQALDSGTEGHFSRALSILEAKQWDADFEKFFSEQRSYRDASHQVKFYLERTPGDLNWGILTDGKKWRLYGTKDYETQTYYEVDLPEILESGNVEAFKYFYVFFRPGAFVETAGSSFLDDVWSESETAAQELGEDLQDNVFRALRVLGKGFVESNDLEIDPNDEDGLSADELKEQSLVLLYRLMFVLYAESRGLIDPDDPAASEEYQEYFSLEAKREEILDEVDGLDVESGAAFEQEFSQYSSSIWGRLSELFELIDEGEEDLDIPPYNGGLFSRDDHAFLTENDVKDPYIAEVIFWLSTTENDKGEHVPADYADLDTRHLGSIYEGLLEHEFRIAGPEGVAAVAEDGGQVWKSGDEVSVSDAVEVVDEGGLYVVNDEGERKATGAYYTPDYVVTYIVEETVDPLLDEIHEDLRAEGYEPETVEYAAEFFNRIQELSILDPAMGSGHFLTKATGYLSKQVMDEVRALDEQAGFLDEQHIRRQISKEVIYGVDINEMAVELSKLSMWLETLAADQPLAFLDHHVKPGNSLVGSDITEVLSDDGPGDDDGQITLTQAFARVRQDTLEHVMDLMADLLAYDNETLDEIKSMEELYDEIRDDPLYKRLFELANVHTAEEFGCDVPEGAYEQMAGAIEAEDDWAEIREEPWFKSAQATAAEQDFFHWELEFPEVFFDAEGEKMGVAGFDAVVGNPPYVRQEQITQLKPYLKVEYDSYRSSADLYVYFIEKATQILSTSGDLGYITSNKFMRAEYGRNIREYLRNNIEIRSLLDFGELPVFDDASTFPLIFIGNNQTVSEQSVTVTRVRTLSFSSLKAYEEDHQYTVSNTGLKTAGWSLAPQRIAEIHDKIEQQSTALGDYINDEIHWGIKTGLNEAFILDRETRDQLVSQHEKSKDLIQPLVIGDDIRQYNVEYSDQYLLVIKSGWTGKRAGTTAEEDAWKWFSREYPAVADHLSEFEEKARERYDQGEFWWELRPCDYYHEFEESKIIYPEIAMSPRFAIDDQGYYPNNKCYVIPEENYFLLAVLNSKLLFESAKLRVSVLGDEQQGGRLEMRTTHVKDLPIVEISGDSNASQLSNLQEHLEDHSFNWDPDFLNRVQSSEDSVLREYIGWLARQLSKFHSRKFRLNTNFRDYISDQRNKSVTSMGLVQPVSKPNSPLSDTAETYPNLRVGTARVDRESPNTVLVEATARYKPDDEDAHETDRWGYTETEYLPAFRITDLTEREADLIEHFVPVAVDEAGGFANFRETATKTNSLIDRLKAIELPDVDDVADDLENYLETKERAEELDAKIEQTDALIDEIVYELYGLTDGEIEIVEEAVGEN; encoded by the coding sequence ATGAGCCAAGCGACGCTCGGAAGTGGTCCCTATCGGAACTCCAGCCTCTTCTCTGGCTACTATCTCGACGAGCGCGTTGCCGATCTCGACGCGTGGGACTGTGACGCCGAAGCCGAGGAAGCCTTCGAGCAGATTCGTGACCTCTGGAACCAGGAGGGAGCGCTCCTTCCATCCTACAAGGAGGACGAACTGATCGATACGTGGATCGCCGAAGTCCTCGACATTCTCGGGTACGGCACGAGTTCTGAGGTGACGCTTCCGGACGGCGGCGGCTACGTCGACAGGCTGCTCTTCGAGAGCAAGGACGTGCGCCGCGAGAGCGCCCGGCAGGCGCTCGACAGCGGGACGGAAGGACACTTCTCTCGGGCGCTGTCGATCCTTGAAGCAAAGCAGTGGGACGCCGACTTCGAGAAGTTCTTCTCCGAACAGCGGTCGTATCGCGACGCCTCTCACCAGGTCAAGTTCTACCTCGAACGGACTCCCGGCGATCTGAACTGGGGGATCCTCACTGACGGGAAGAAGTGGCGGCTCTACGGGACGAAAGACTACGAGACACAGACCTACTACGAGGTCGACCTCCCGGAGATTCTGGAGAGCGGGAACGTAGAGGCGTTCAAGTACTTCTACGTCTTCTTCCGGCCCGGTGCGTTCGTCGAGACGGCCGGCAGTTCCTTCCTCGACGACGTGTGGTCCGAATCGGAAACGGCCGCACAGGAACTCGGTGAGGACCTCCAAGACAACGTGTTCCGAGCGCTGCGAGTGCTCGGGAAGGGGTTCGTCGAGTCGAACGATCTGGAAATCGATCCCAACGACGAGGACGGGCTCAGTGCCGACGAACTGAAAGAACAGTCGTTGGTGCTACTCTATCGGCTGATGTTCGTGCTCTACGCGGAATCGCGCGGACTGATCGATCCCGACGATCCGGCCGCCAGCGAGGAGTACCAGGAGTACTTCAGCCTTGAAGCGAAGCGCGAAGAGATACTCGACGAGGTCGACGGGCTCGACGTCGAGTCAGGCGCTGCATTCGAGCAGGAGTTCAGTCAGTACTCCTCGTCGATCTGGGGGCGGCTCTCGGAGCTGTTCGAGCTGATCGACGAGGGCGAGGAGGACCTGGACATCCCACCGTACAACGGCGGCCTGTTCAGCCGCGATGACCACGCGTTCCTGACCGAGAACGACGTGAAGGACCCGTACATCGCGGAGGTCATCTTCTGGCTGTCGACCACGGAGAACGACAAAGGCGAGCACGTTCCGGCGGACTACGCCGACCTCGACACGCGGCACCTCGGGTCGATCTACGAGGGGCTCCTAGAACACGAGTTCCGGATCGCGGGGCCGGAGGGCGTCGCGGCGGTCGCCGAGGACGGCGGACAAGTGTGGAAGTCGGGCGACGAGGTTTCGGTTTCGGACGCGGTCGAGGTCGTCGACGAGGGCGGGCTGTACGTCGTCAACGACGAGGGCGAGCGGAAGGCGACGGGTGCGTACTACACGCCGGACTACGTGGTCACCTACATCGTTGAGGAGACGGTGGACCCGCTGCTCGACGAGATTCACGAGGACCTCCGCGCGGAGGGGTACGAACCCGAGACGGTGGAGTACGCCGCGGAGTTCTTCAATCGGATTCAGGAACTGAGCATCCTCGACCCGGCGATGGGGTCGGGGCACTTCCTCACGAAGGCGACGGGCTACCTCTCGAAGCAGGTGATGGACGAAGTGCGGGCGCTCGACGAGCAGGCGGGGTTCTTAGACGAGCAGCACATCCGCCGTCAGATCTCGAAGGAGGTCATCTACGGGGTCGACATCAACGAGATGGCGGTCGAGCTGTCGAAGCTCTCAATGTGGCTGGAGACGCTCGCCGCGGACCAGCCGCTCGCGTTCCTCGATCACCACGTGAAGCCGGGCAACTCGCTCGTCGGGAGCGACATCACGGAGGTCCTGAGCGACGATGGGCCGGGCGACGACGACGGGCAGATCACGCTCACACAGGCGTTTGCGCGCGTTCGGCAGGACACCCTCGAACACGTGATGGACCTGATGGCGGACCTGCTCGCGTACGACAACGAGACGCTCGACGAAATCAAGTCGATGGAGGAACTGTACGACGAGATCCGCGACGATCCCCTCTACAAGCGCCTCTTCGAGTTGGCGAACGTCCACACCGCCGAGGAGTTCGGCTGTGACGTGCCGGAGGGCGCCTACGAGCAGATGGCGGGAGCGATCGAAGCGGAGGACGATTGGGCGGAGATCCGCGAGGAGCCGTGGTTCAAATCGGCACAGGCGACGGCCGCCGAGCAGGACTTCTTCCACTGGGAACTGGAGTTCCCTGAGGTGTTCTTCGACGCGGAAGGCGAGAAAATGGGCGTGGCGGGGTTTGATGCGGTCGTAGGGAATCCGCCGTACGTCCGCCAAGAACAGATAACCCAGCTCAAACCGTATTTGAAGGTCGAATATGACTCATATCGCAGTTCTGCGGATCTGTATGTCTATTTCATCGAGAAAGCAACTCAGATTCTTTCCACATCTGGTGACTTAGGGTACATCACCTCAAATAAATTCATGAGGGCGGAATACGGCCGCAATATCCGTGAATATCTGAGAAATAACATCGAGATCCGGAGTTTGCTCGACTTCGGGGAACTACCGGTGTTCGACGATGCCTCCACGTTCCCGCTAATTTTCATTGGAAACAATCAGACTGTATCTGAACAATCAGTCACAGTTACACGGGTCAGAACACTATCATTTAGCTCATTGAAAGCGTACGAGGAGGATCACCAGTACACGGTGTCAAATACTGGATTAAAGACGGCCGGTTGGTCGCTTGCCCCCCAGCGAATTGCCGAGATACATGACAAAATTGAACAACAGAGTACGGCGCTCGGTGACTACATCAATGACGAAATTCACTGGGGAATAAAAACGGGACTCAACGAGGCATTCATACTTGACAGAGAAACTCGGGATCAACTTGTGTCCCAACATGAGAAATCAAAGGATCTCATACAACCGCTGGTCATTGGCGATGATATTCGTCAGTACAATGTAGAGTACAGCGATCAATATCTACTCGTTATCAAGTCTGGATGGACCGGTAAAAGAGCGGGTACCACCGCTGAGGAAGACGCATGGAAATGGTTCTCTAGAGAGTATCCTGCTGTTGCAGACCACTTATCCGAATTTGAAGAGAAGGCGAGGGAGAGATACGATCAGGGAGAATTTTGGTGGGAACTCAGACCTTGTGACTACTATCATGAGTTCGAGGAGTCAAAGATTATCTACCCAGAAATAGCAATGTCTCCTCGTTTTGCGATTGATGATCAGGGGTATTATCCAAATAACAAGTGCTACGTAATACCTGAAGAGAACTACTTCTTACTGGCTGTTCTGAATTCTAAACTCTTGTTTGAATCCGCTAAGCTCCGTGTTTCTGTCCTTGGGGACGAACAGCAGGGAGGAAGATTAGAGATGCGGACAACTCACGTGAAAGACCTACCAATTGTTGAGATTTCAGGTGATTCTAATGCGAGTCAACTATCTAATCTACAGGAACATCTTGAGGATCATTCTTTCAACTGGGATCCTGATTTCCTCAACCGAGTCCAGTCGAGTGAGGACAGCGTACTCAGAGAATACATCGGCTGGTTGGCACGACAGCTTTCAAAATTCCATTCTCGGAAATTCCGACTAAATACAAACTTTAGAGACTACATCTCTGATCAGAGAAACAAATCAGTGACAAGTATGGGGCTTGTTCAGCCCGTTTCTAAACCAAATAGTCCTCTTTCAGACACCGCAGAAACATATCCAAACCTCCGAGTCGGCACCGCTCGCGTCGATCGCGAGTCACCCAACACGGTCCTCGTCGAGGCCACGGCTCGCTACAAGCCTGACGACGAGGACGCACACGAAACTGACCGATGGGGCTACACGGAGACGGAGTACCTGCCGGCGTTCCGGATCACGGACCTCACCGAGCGCGAGGCGGACCTGATCGAGCACTTCGTGCCGGTCGCGGTCGACGAGGCGGGCGGCTTCGCGAACTTCCGCGAGACGGCGACGAAGACGAACTCGCTGATCGACCGGCTGAAGGCGATCGAACTGCCCGACGTCGACGACGTGGCCGACGACTTGGAGAACTACCTGGAGACGAAGGAGCGCGCCGAGGAGCTCGACGCGAAGATCGAACAGACGGACGCACTGATCGACGAGATCGTGTATGAGTTGTACGGGCTGACTGACGGGGAGATCGAGATCGTTGAGGAAGCTGTCGGGGAAAACTAG
- a CDS encoding type II toxin-antitoxin system RelE/ParE family toxin, protein MAYTISFAGGVEEAFETLDTEAASKVEKKLERVANDEWRTPYDWGYSAWAGQAGGKFNWGSYRVFADIDVDTNEIIVHEARHRENLYR, encoded by the coding sequence ATGGCTTACACGATCTCTTTCGCAGGCGGAGTTGAGGAGGCCTTTGAGACGCTCGATACTGAGGCCGCGTCGAAGGTTGAGAAGAAACTGGAGCGTGTCGCGAACGACGAGTGGCGGACGCCGTACGATTGGGGGTACAGTGCGTGGGCGGGGCAGGCTGGTGGCAAGTTCAACTGGGGTTCGTACCGTGTCTTTGCGGACATCGATGTCGACACCAATGAGATCATCGTCCATGAGGCCCGCCACCGCGAGAACCTCTACCGGTAG
- a CDS encoding tyrosine-type recombinase/integrase — protein sequence MKTQTEEKATVWLKPEQVDQMRSATVEASATYLAARNDALIATLYDTGIRVSEAVALDVEDHVDLDDGVIALPAGLQKDYPTDRSPSYTEIGLADETVRTLRMYLGGRWKESPALWPSRQTERMSTESVRNVVRAAAVAADVRPMTLTGRGEPEDVTPHTLRHSVAYRMLNVEEGNTFYDVRNRLRHASIQTTERVYDHIDRV from the coding sequence ATGAAAACCCAAACTGAGGAGAAAGCGACCGTCTGGCTGAAGCCGGAGCAGGTCGACCAGATGCGGAGCGCGACCGTGGAGGCGAGCGCGACGTACCTAGCCGCGCGCAACGACGCGCTGATCGCGACGCTGTACGACACGGGCATTCGAGTGAGCGAAGCGGTCGCGCTCGACGTCGAGGATCACGTCGACCTCGACGACGGCGTGATAGCGCTGCCAGCCGGACTCCAGAAGGACTACCCGACGGATCGCTCCCCGAGCTACACCGAGATCGGGCTCGCCGACGAGACCGTCCGGACGCTCCGGATGTACCTCGGCGGGCGATGGAAGGAGTCGCCGGCGCTGTGGCCGTCGAGACAGACCGAGCGGATGTCGACCGAGTCGGTGCGAAACGTGGTTCGAGCGGCCGCCGTCGCCGCCGATGTGCGACCGATGACGCTCACCGGCCGAGGCGAGCCGGAAGATGTGACGCCGCACACGCTCCGGCACAGCGTCGCGTATCGGATGCTGAACGTCGAGGAGGGGAACACGTTCTACGACGTTCGGAACCGGCTGAGGCACGCGAGCATTCAGACGACTGAACGGGTCTACGACCACATCGATCGGGTCTGA
- a CDS encoding site-specific DNA-methyltransferase, with translation MTDRSGDAIDRWINDIHQGDAVETLREMPESSVHCVMTSPPYFGLRDYEVDGQIGLEETVDKYISELEGVALELRRVLRDDGNWWLNLGDSFAGSGRGQWTDDDGEPKESYRPDSDQLPKQATRFRRKSKMLIPHRVAIALQDAGWIVRSDAVWSKPAAMPNPVKDRLNEHKEFLFHLTPAPNYWFDLDAVREPHADASFDRIERAKESGNYTGGLQMAACPRENAEEHARMDPKDACHPNGKNPGDVLEITTKPFPEAHFAVYPPELCETPIKSSCPERVCAECSTPYERTTRDVPVWKRDRSTIERPQLRKALERFDNSDLSEEHLKAARATGFSDAAAGKEQSGAGRNTDETEQLAREAKDVLGGYFREITMTGRETDGWSQACDCETSETESGIVLDPFAGAGTTALVAKRLGRQFIGIDLNPEYVAMAQRRVGVDVDDPERLLDDGERPLSAFTDGGV, from the coding sequence GTGACTGATCGATCCGGTGACGCGATCGACCGCTGGATCAACGACATCCACCAGGGCGACGCGGTCGAGACGCTCCGCGAGATGCCGGAGTCGTCGGTCCACTGTGTAATGACTTCCCCGCCGTACTTTGGCCTACGCGACTACGAAGTAGACGGCCAGATCGGCTTAGAGGAGACGGTCGACAAGTACATCTCCGAACTGGAGGGCGTCGCCCTCGAGCTCCGGCGAGTGCTTCGGGACGACGGAAACTGGTGGTTGAACCTCGGCGACTCTTTCGCGGGGAGCGGCCGAGGTCAGTGGACCGACGACGACGGCGAGCCGAAGGAGAGCTATCGCCCCGACTCGGACCAACTCCCCAAGCAGGCGACCCGCTTCCGTCGGAAGTCGAAGATGCTGATCCCGCACCGGGTCGCTATCGCGCTCCAAGACGCGGGCTGGATCGTTCGCTCTGATGCGGTCTGGTCGAAGCCAGCGGCGATGCCGAATCCGGTGAAAGACCGGCTCAACGAACACAAGGAGTTCCTGTTTCACCTGACGCCGGCGCCGAATTACTGGTTCGACCTCGACGCTGTCCGCGAGCCGCACGCAGACGCGTCGTTCGACCGAATCGAGCGAGCAAAGGAGTCCGGAAACTACACTGGCGGGCTCCAGATGGCTGCGTGCCCTCGTGAGAACGCTGAGGAACATGCTCGAATGGATCCCAAGGACGCCTGCCACCCGAATGGGAAGAACCCCGGAGACGTGCTGGAGATCACGACCAAGCCGTTCCCGGAGGCACACTTCGCTGTATACCCGCCGGAACTCTGCGAGACGCCGATCAAGTCGTCGTGCCCGGAACGGGTGTGCGCGGAGTGTAGCACACCCTACGAGCGGACCACGCGCGACGTACCGGTCTGGAAACGCGATCGCTCGACAATCGAGCGGCCGCAGTTACGGAAGGCGCTCGAACGGTTCGACAACTCTGACCTCTCCGAAGAGCACCTGAAGGCGGCCCGTGCGACCGGGTTCTCAGACGCTGCGGCAGGAAAAGAGCAGTCCGGCGCCGGACGCAACACTGACGAGACAGAACAACTGGCTCGCGAGGCGAAAGACGTACTCGGCGGGTACTTCCGCGAGATCACAATGACCGGCCGAGAGACTGATGGCTGGAGTCAGGCCTGCGACTGTGAGACAAGCGAGACTGAATCGGGGATCGTGTTGGACCCGTTCGCAGGCGCCGGAACGACAGCCCTGGTAGCGAAGCGCCTCGGGCGCCAGTTCATCGGGATCGACCTGAACCCGGAGTACGTCGCGATGGCACAGCGCCGAGTCGGTGTCGACGTTGATGACCCTGAACGGCTTCTCGACGACGGCGAGAGACCGCTATCGGCGTTCACCGACGGAGGTGTGTGA